Proteins from one Osmerus mordax isolate fOsmMor3 chromosome 21, fOsmMor3.pri, whole genome shotgun sequence genomic window:
- the LOC136965316 gene encoding SERTA domain-containing protein 2-like, which yields MLGNGVKRKLEEDELEDGRDVLAAGGGVPSRASYTLQRQTVLNISLMKLYGPRTAAEPGLKRRVLINNMIRRIHDEFKEEGGLRALFFSVAPATQSAAMEEDEGYHEAPHSPFGVLSSSLPGLSPLDSCLTPASLLEDDPPLFFALPPSSPHPGLHPHSSPRPPPLPSPKDSFASALEEIEELCPTSLTTSATSPSLPSPSAPSQTTRVPSAGTNMKDEGKALSPRDPNPLMQEEGSAVKAAEPLPPSNTDTSSSSGAFLTDFALDDILFTDIDTSMYDFNPGGSAPNSKMAPVVTTDDLVKTISTFGGGGGSSPSPLSQNQTFKMDLAELDHIMEVLVGS from the coding sequence ATGTTGGGTAACGGTGTGAAGCGCAAACTGGAAGAGGATGAGTTGGAGGACGGCAGGGATGTTCTGGCAGCGGGGGGTGGTGTACCCTCTAGGGCGTCCTACACCCTCCAGCGGCAGACCGTCCTCAACATTTCCCTGATGAAGCTGTACGGGCCACGGACAGCGGCCGAACCGGGCCTCAAGCGCCGTGTCCTGATCAACAACATGATCCGCCGCATCCACGACGAGTTCAAGGAGGAGGGCGGCCTGAGGGCGCTGTTCTTCTCCGTAGCGCCCGCCACGCAGAGCGCCGCCATGGAGGAGGACGAAGGCTATCACGAAGCCCCACACTCGCCCTTCGGCGTCCTCTCCTCATCGCTGCCCGGCCTGTCACCGCTCGACTCCTGCCTGACCCCGGCCTCGCTCCTGGAGGACGACCCGCCTCTGTTTTTCGCCTTGCCGCCGTCCTCGCcccaccccggcctccacccccactcctctcccaggCCGCCGCCCCTGCCGTCGCCCAAAGACAGCTTTGCCTCGGCCTTGGAAGAGATCGAGGAGCTGTGTCCGACCTCGTTGACAACCTCcgctacctccccctccctcccctctccctctgctccctcacAGACTACCCGGGTACCGTCCGCGGGAACAAACATGAAGGATGAGGGGAAAGCCCTGAGCCCTCGGGATCCGAACCCGCTTATGCAGGAGGAAGGCAGCGCTGTGAAAGCCGCCGAGCCCCTTCCACCCAGCAATACAGACACATCGTCCTCCTCCGGGGCCTTCCTCACAGACTTTGCCCTGGACGACATTCTGTTCACGGACATCGACACCTCCATGTATGACTTCAACCCCGGCGGTTCAGCCCCGAACTCCAAAATGGCCCCCGTGGTGACTACAGATGACCTTGTCAAGACCATATCTACctttggtgggggaggggggagttcgccctcccctctgtcccaaAACCAGACGTTCAAAATGGACCTCGCTGAGCTGGACCACATCATGGAAGTGCTGGTGGGGTCTTGA